The Cryobacterium roopkundense sequence GGCGCGGTCCACCGGCAAGGGCGTTGTGACTGTTATCGACATCCGTCATCCTTTGATTCACGTGTGCGGAGTTTCCGTATAATGGATATTACATTCTGAATTGTGACAGATATAAAACTCGTAACCCCCTTTGGAGGGCCAACAATGGCTGAACGTGCGTCCTCAGGCGGTGTGCAGAGCGTTGAACGAGTCTTCGAGCTGCTCGAACTCATCACCGCGGCCGGCGGTGAGGTGATGCTGAGCGAGCTCGCCACCTCGACGGAGCTGCCGCTGCCCACGATTCACCGCCTGCTGCGCACTCTCGTGGCCAAAGGGTACGTGCGTCAGCTCGCCAACCGCCGTTACGTGCTCGGCCCGGGCCTGATCCGTCTCGGCGAGGGCGCGAGCAAGCAACTCGGTGCGCTCGTTCGACCGCAGCTGCGCACTCTCGTCGACCAGTTGGGGGAGACGGCCAACATGGCCGTGCTCGATTCCGACATGGTGCTCTACATCGCCCAGGTGCCGTCGAAGCACTCGATGCGCATGTTCACCGAGGTGGGCCGTCGGGCGCACCTTCATGACACCGGCGTGGGCAAGGCCATCCTGGCGCAGATGAAAGACGACAGCGTGCGCGCAGTCATGGCTCGGGCGGGTATGCCGAGCGCCACGAGCACGAGCATCACGAACGTCGACGACCTGCTCGCCGACCTGCGGCTCATCCGCGAGCGCGGCTACTCCATCGACGACGGCGAGCAGGAAGTTGGTGTGCGCTGCTTCGCCATGGCCGTGCCGAACGCGCCCACTCTCACCGCCATCTCGGTGTCCGGCCCGGTCTCCCGCGTCGACGGCTCCTTCGCCGAACGGGCGGTGCCCATGCTGCGCGCCGCCGCCGAGGAGCTGTCCCGCGATCTCAACCGCGCGACGCCCGAGGCCTGAGCCACCAGGGAGCGCCTCGCGCGGTCTCGATTGCTCGTGCCTCGCGCCTCGACCGGCGGGTGGGTTTCGTTGGTCGAGGCGCGACGAAGGAGCGATCGAGACCGGGTGGGCAGACCGTGGGTTTCGTTGGTCGAGGCGCGACGAAGGAGCGATCGAGGCCGGGTGGGCCGGTTTTGGGGCGTCTGCCGTGGTTGATGGGTGGTGCCTCGACCGCCGGGTGGGCCGGCCCTCCTAGCCGGGCAGGCACTTGCGCAGTAGGGTGCCACAGCCAGGGCGGTGCAACCGGTGCGCCCGGCGCAGACCGAGGGCGGAACGATGCGCGAGAGCACTGTGGTGTGGTTCGACGAGATCGGCCTGGCCGACATAGCAGCTGTGGGCGGCAAGAACGCCTCGCTCGGTGAGATGGTGCGCACTCTTGCCGCGGAGGGCGTGCGGGTGCCCGACGGATTCGCCACCACCGCAAACGCGTATCGGGAGTTCATTGCCGAGAACGGCATTGAGATTCCGCTGCGCCGCGAGCTGGACAGGTACCACTCCGGCGACGCCACGCTACGGGAGACCGGCCAGGCCCTGCGCGAGTTGTTTCTGAGCGGCGAATTTGCGCCGGACGCGGCCCACGGCATCCGTCAGGCGTACCGCCGGCTCGGGAAGACGACAGGCAGCGCGAACCCGGCCGTCGCCGTGCGCAGCAGCGCGACCGCGGAGGACCTGCCCGACGCGAGCTTCGCCGGCCAGCAGGAGACCTTTCTCAATGTGACAGGGGAACGGGACCTTCTCGACGCCTGCCGTCGGTGCTACGCCTCGCTGTTCACCGACCGGGCGATCAGCTACCGGGAGATGAAGAACTTCGACCACCTCGACGTGGCGCTATCGATCGGCGTCCAGCGTATGATCCGCTCGGACCTCGGGGGGTCCGGCGTCATGTTCTCCATCGACACCGACAGCGGATTCCCCGGGGTGGCCGTGATCAGCGCCGCCTGGGGCCTCGGCGAAACTGTGGTGCAGGGCGTCGTCGATCCCGACAAGTACCTGGTGTTCAAAGCCCTGTTGGAACGGCCCGGCTGCACGCCGATCATCGAGAAGACCCTGGGGGCGAAGGAGCGCAAGATGGTCTACGCCGCCGGCGGGAGCGCGCGCACCCGAACCATCGACACGAACGAACGGGAGCGGCAGGCCTTCGTGTTGAGCGACACCGACATCGTGCAGCTCGGCCGGTGGGCCGTGATCGTGGAAAAGCACTACGGCCGCCCGATGGACATGGAATGGGCCAAGGACGGCCAGACCCAGGAACTGTTCATGGTGCAGGCGCGGCCGGAAACCGTGCAGTCGCGGGCGAGCGCCACCCGCTTTGCGGTGAGTCACCTGATCGAATCGGGACCGCTTCTCGTGTCGGGCATCGCGATCGGCGACAAGATCGCCGCAGGCCGAGCCTGTGTGATCAGAGACTCCGCCGATATCGAGAATTTCGTCGACGGCGCCATCCTTGTCACCGAGATGACAGATCCCGACTGGGTGCCGATCATGGCCCGGGCGGCCGGCATCGTGACCGATCACGGCGGGCCCACGAGCCACGCGGCGATCGTGAGCCGGGAGCTCGGCGTGCCCGCCGTCGTGGGAACCCGCCGTGCCACCGAAACGCTGACAGACGGCGAGGTCATCACGCTGAGCTGCGCCGAAGGAGACGAGGGGTACGTCTACGCCGGCGGGCTCGCCTTCGTCACCGAGGACGTGGACCTGGGAACCGTGCCGACCACCCACACCAGGGTGATGGTGAATATCGCAAGCCCCGCGGCGGCCTTCGAATGGTGGCGGCTGCCGGCCGCCGGTGTGGGCCTGGCGCGGATGGAATTCATCATCAACAACCTGATCAAGATCCACCCGATGGCCCTCGTGCATCCCGAACGCGTGAGCGACGCCGCGGCCCGCCGCGAGATCGCGCGTCTGACTCGCGGCTACGACGACCCGCAGGAGTACTTCGTGCAGACACTGGCGCTCGGCATCGCAAAGCTCACGGCGCCCTATCATCCGAATCCCGTGATCGTAGGCCTGAGCGACTTCAAAACCAACGAGTACGCACACCTGATCGGCGGCGCAGACTTCGAACACGCCGAAGAGAACCCCATGCTGGGATTCCGCGGCGCTTCCCGCTACTACGACGATCGCTACCGGGAGGGCTTCGCCCTCGAGTGCCGCGCGATCAAGCAGGTCCGCGAGCGGATTGGGTTTGACAACGTGAAAGTCATGGTGCCGTTCTGCCGCACGACGGGGGAGGCCGACAGGGTGCTCGCGGCGATGGCCGAGAACGGCCTCGTGCGCGGGGAAGACGGTCTGCAGGTGTACATGATGTGCGAAATTCCCGCGAACGTGATTCTGGCCGACAAGTTCGCCACCCGTTTCGACGGTTTCTCGATCGGGTCCAACGACCTCACCCAGCTGGTGCTCGGCGTGGACCGGGACGCCGAAGACCTGGCGACGCTGTTCGACGAACGCGATGAGGCGGTGCTCAGCATGATCAGCGAGGCCATCCGCAAGGCGCACGCCGCGGGGATCACGATCGGAATTTGCGGGCAGGGGCCGAGCAATCACCCCGACTTCGCGGCATTCCTCGTTCAGGAGGGAATCGATTCGATTTCCCTCAATCCCGACAGTTTCCTGCGGGCGGTGTCGCGCATTGCCGAGGCGGAGGCCCAACTCGACACCCTGTAGGTGTGCCCGGGCTACAGCATGTCTTCGTCGAATGTTTGCAGGGCCGCCTGCTCATACTCCGCCTCGGCGGCGTCGGCGATGGCGCGCGCCTCGGCCACGCGCAGTGTGATGCGGCGTTCCGCAATGCGGATTCTCTCCGCCTCGGTCGGCGTGGCGTTGGTGAGCATGTCTTCCAACTGCTCGGGGTCGATGCGCAGGGCGTTGATCACCTCGACCTCGGAGTGCGCGAGGTCGGCCTTGCCGCGGAGCACCCGCAGGCGCGTCTCGCTCTCACGCTGGTGCTCCGCGTGTTCCGCCGCCGGGTCGGGCGGCAAAATAGCCCTCTCGCTCTGGTCCGGAAGTGCCGGGTGGTTCGTGCCGTCGGGGCCCGAAACGTGTTGTGCGTCACTCATGCTGCCTCCCATTTCGGTGGCAGCCTAGCGCGGGAATCCGATTCGGCACATGGGTCGCGGGTGACTAGCCGGTGACGGGCCCGCGGCGAGCCAGCCACGATTGAGCGGCGACGACGTCGGGCTGGGTCACACCGTGGCCGCCGTCACGCACGTGTTGCTCCACCTCGGCGCCCGCCGCAGCCAGGGCGGCGGCCAGCACGGTGACGCTCGCGAGCGGGGCCATCGGGTCCGACCTGCCGTTCAGCAGCAGCACGCCTGTGCCGGAGAGATCTGCGGTCACGTCGCGTCCGGTGAGGGGGAACATGCCCGAGAACGCCACGACTCCCGCGATCGCCTCCGGATGCAGCAGCGCTGTGGCCAGGGCGATGTTGGCGCCGTTCGAGAAGCCCACGGCGACGACGGGGCGCTCGCCGAGCCCGTAGTGTGCTCGGGCTCCCGCGAGGAAGACAACGAGTTCCGCAGAGCGGAGCACGACGTCATCCACGTCGAAGACTCCCTCCGAGATGCGACGGAACCAGCGCAGCATGCCACCCTCTATGACCCGGCCACGGGGTGCGAGCACTGTCGCATCGGGGTCGAGCGAGTCGGCCAGTCGCGCGATCTCCTCCTCGTTGCCGCCGGTGCCGTGCAGCATCAACAACACGGGGGCGGTCGCCGAACCGGCGCGGAAAACGTGCGGCCAGTTTCTGAAAGTGTCAGACTCGGTCACGGTCAGCGGTCCAGCACGAGGGTCGGGTTGTTCTCGGCCGGCAGCGTGATGGGAACGACCGCCTGCTCGATCTGCGTGCGATTGGGCTCGAGCCACGGCGGCAGCTTGAGGGAGCGCCCGAGTTCGAGCAGCGGCTCATCGATGTCGAAGCCAGGGGTGTCTGTGGCGATTTCGAACAGCACTCCACCGGGCTCGCGGAAGTAGATGGACGTGAAGTACTGCCGGTCGAGAATGGCGGTGACGCCGTATCCCCGGTCCACAAGCTCCTCCCGCCAGAGCTCCTGCGTGGTGTGATCGGGCACCCTGAAGGCGATGTGGTGAACGCTTCCGCCCGCGGTGCGGCCCACCTGTCCGGTGGGGTCAGCGATGATGTCCACGATGTTGCCCGGCGCGCCGTCGCCGGCGCCCACGCGGATGCGGTCGGCCGTCTCGGAGATGAGGTGCATGCCGAGGTCGCGGGTGAGCACCTCGACCGTGCCGGTGGGGTCCGCGACAGTGAGCACAGAGGAGTGCTGACCGCGCACGGCGTACTCGGCAGGGACGGATGCCGAATCCCACGGATTGCGCGGATCAACCGTGGACGACGCCACGAGATCGAGCTGCAGGCCGTCGGGGTCGAGGAGCGACAGGCGCTCCTCGCTGGACGACGTGGACGTCAGTGTCGACTCCACCCCGAGCTTGTGGAAGTGGGTCGCCCACCAACCAAGGCTGACGGCCGGCACCGAGAACGCCGTCGAGGTGGACTGGCCGGATCCGGCGGTGCCACTCGAGATGCCCGTCCACGGGAAGAACGTGAGCAGCGAGCCGGGGCGGCCCGCGTCATCCCCGTAGTACAGGTGGTAGGTGCCGGGGTCGTCGAAGTTCACGGTCTTCTTTACGAGCCGCAGGCCGAGGCCCGTCACGTAGAAGTCGATGTTGCGTTGCGGTGCACCGGCTATCGCGGTGACGTGGTGCAGGCCTTGAGTCTGGGCGGTCATGGGAGTCCTGTCTGGGAACGGCGGATGCTTACCGATTATTACATGCAAACGCATGTTTTTCCTGAGATATTCCCCACCGTCCGTCAAAGCGGACCCCTAGCGGGAGTTTCCTAGCTAGCGTTGGTCAGAGTTGTGGATGTGCTGGTCAGCTTTGATTTTTGCTGCTGTGTTGTGTATGACCTAATTCTTCTTCGGGGCCCACTTGGCGAGGTTGAAGATCTCGGCAAGCTGGTCCTGGGTGGGGGTGGTTGTGGTGAGCATGCGGCGGGCTTTGGGGCGCCCGCCGGTCGAGGGGAAGATCATGACGGTTTCCTGGATTTTCTCGAGCTGGTCGAGGAGCTCGCGGACCGAAAGATGCAGACCTGCGTGCTCGGCTTGGCGGCGCATGAGGTGCGCGATTTGGAGGGCGAGGACGCAGGTGAAGGTGTGCACGCGGATGTTGTGCTCGGTCCGGTGATGCATGGGTGAGAACGACACCACGTGGGGGTCTTTGAGCTGTCGGAAGCTGAACTCCGCATCGGACTGGGACCGGTAAGCGGCCACGACGTCACTGACTGGCCAGTCGTCGTGGTCGGTGACGAGGATGCGTTTGCCAAACACCTCCGCCTCGAGCATCAGGCGGGCATCGTCGTCGACGGTGAACGTCAGGTGGTGCGTGGCCGGCGTGGTGCCGGTCAGGTCCCAGATCAGGACGCGGCGAACCCAGGCGTCGTGAGTGATCGACCGGATTTCCTCTGCGACCTGCTCGGTGCTGCGTCGAGTTTTCCCGCGCTCCAGCGTCGCCGCGAGTTCGGTCAGGAGACCCTCGGCTTTGTGGAGGGTTTGCGCGAATCCGACGGCTTGTTTCTCGTGCAGGGTCGGGGAGTGCGTGAGAATCACACGGCGTTCGGAGCCATAGACAACCCGTCGGGTCTCCACGGCGCTGAGTCCGCCGAACCTGTCCGTAGCGACGATGCGACGGTCGCTCGCGGGCAGCGCGAGGAGATCGGCGACGATGGATGGCGGGATGGAACCCACAAACGCGAGCCCTTTGGCGGTGACGTGGGCGAAGTTGCTGAGGGAGTTCTGGCCGGCGTCGAAGACGACAGTCATCTCCGCCGGCGTCGCCCGGCCAGCCTTCGCGGCCAGGGCCGCGTGCCGGGAGCTGAGCAGATCAATCATCAACGGGAACTGCGTGACGTCGGGCTTGTTCCCGGGATAGGCATGGGCAACCAGGGGAACGCCGCCATCCCGGGTGACGACCAATCCCAAACCGACCAGGCGCAGGTCGGTGCGTTTCTGTTTCGCTTTGCCGCGCTGAGCTATAGGGGCGAGGGTGTTGGCGGAATCGATGTAGGTCGCGAAGTTGGTCATATCCAACGCCAACGCCGAAATGTCCAGGTTGAAGGTGGTGATCATCGCGACCGCGAGGCGCTGCTCAATCTCGGCGAGCTGATCCTCGGTGACTTTATGCATCGCGTCCCAGAACCGGCGGTGATCCAATACACTCGCCGGCACCTTCGTGAACCGGTCCGCGGCGGTGCTTTTCCACCAGTCCGCGAAGCCGAGCTTCGACGTGGGGGCGACGACCCGGTTCAGCGCGGCCAATGCCAGATAGGTCCCCACCGACGCTCCCGCGTCGCTGCGGCGCGCACCGACGACGGAATCGATGATCCCGGCCACGTCGAGTCGGTTCACGATTTCCCAGACCGCGGCCGTGTCTCCGAAGCCGAGGTGCTGCGTCTTCGACGGCAACGATTCGGCCTCGCGGGCGTCATGCAACGCCTCGATATCGGCCGCCGAACCGAGATAGCGCTCCGAGACCATCTTGGGCTTGCCGTCGACGCGCGCCATCTCGCGCAGGTACCAGTACGGCTTCCCGTTGATCGTCTTCTTATACAAACTAGCCATACTTTAGGTCATACGCTCGCAAGGACCAAAAGTCACGCCACCACGCCGAAGAACGCCAGACCAGCACAGAAATTCGACTCGGCGCAGTCTGGCGTCCCTGAAATAGCTAGGAAACTCCCGCTAGGCGAGCAGGAAAACTATCCGCGTCTGCCACTTGGCCGGGTCGGGCTCGCTGTCCGGTCTACCGGAAAACCGGCCGTGATGTCGGCGGCCGCCGCCGTGGGGGCGCCGTGGTACAGCGCTACCTGCGGGCCAGCCGGGAAGAGACCCTGTCTGCTCAACTCTGCCGCGGCCGTGGAGAAGGCCCGGTCGAAGTACTCCGTCATGTGGTCCATCGGGATCACCTCGTGCATGCCCACCATGATTCGCGGCTCCAGCTCGATCTGTTGTGCTTCCATCGGTTTGTCCCTCGCTTTCGGTCGTCTGCCGACATCGACCGAGGCCGACGGCACCACTGCAGCGCCGGGCGCAGAACCGCGAAAGGGCCGGGTCAGCCGGTGATCGCCGGAATGATCGCGCCGGAAAAGACCTGCCAGGCGAGGGCAGTTTTCGCCACCAGGCTGAGCGTGATGTACGCCCGTTCCCCGCGCAGGTAGTCGCGCCAGCCACCCACTTGCTTGTACTGCAGCGCCTGGTTCACCGCGAAGGTGTTGAACAATACGAAGAGCGAGATGATGATGCCGTAGACGAATGCGGGAGGTTCCACCTCACTGGTTGAGCCGGGGGCGACGAAGTAGATCACGATGACGATCCAGGGCACGATGCCCACCATGCAGCCGAAGATGAATGGAAGCGAGTGACCGTTGCCCGGCTTCTCGTATTTCTCCTGTAACGCACCGAACATGATCATGGCGGCGTTGGCCGCGAAGATCGTGAACAGGGCCGCGATATCCGTGATTCCGGTGATCTGGGCGATGAGCCAGATCATGATGGAGGAGCTGAGGGCGTATTC is a genomic window containing:
- a CDS encoding IclR family transcriptional regulator, which translates into the protein MAERASSGGVQSVERVFELLELITAAGGEVMLSELATSTELPLPTIHRLLRTLVAKGYVRQLANRRYVLGPGLIRLGEGASKQLGALVRPQLRTLVDQLGETANMAVLDSDMVLYIAQVPSKHSMRMFTEVGRRAHLHDTGVGKAILAQMKDDSVRAVMARAGMPSATSTSITNVDDLLADLRLIRERGYSIDDGEQEVGVRCFAMAVPNAPTLTAISVSGPVSRVDGSFAERAVPMLRAAAEELSRDLNRATPEA
- a CDS encoding IS1634 family transposase; the protein is MASLYKKTINGKPYWYLREMARVDGKPKMVSERYLGSAADIEALHDAREAESLPSKTQHLGFGDTAAVWEIVNRLDVAGIIDSVVGARRSDAGASVGTYLALAALNRVVAPTSKLGFADWWKSTAADRFTKVPASVLDHRRFWDAMHKVTEDQLAEIEQRLAVAMITTFNLDISALALDMTNFATYIDSANTLAPIAQRGKAKQKRTDLRLVGLGLVVTRDGGVPLVAHAYPGNKPDVTQFPLMIDLLSSRHAALAAKAGRATPAEMTVVFDAGQNSLSNFAHVTAKGLAFVGSIPPSIVADLLALPASDRRIVATDRFGGLSAVETRRVVYGSERRVILTHSPTLHEKQAVGFAQTLHKAEGLLTELAATLERGKTRRSTEQVAEEIRSITHDAWVRRVLIWDLTGTTPATHHLTFTVDDDARLMLEAEVFGKRILVTDHDDWPVSDVVAAYRSQSDAEFSFRQLKDPHVVSFSPMHHRTEHNIRVHTFTCVLALQIAHLMRRQAEHAGLHLSVRELLDQLEKIQETVMIFPSTGGRPKARRMLTTTTPTQDQLAEIFNLAKWAPKKN
- the ppsA gene encoding phosphoenolpyruvate synthase, which produces MRESTVVWFDEIGLADIAAVGGKNASLGEMVRTLAAEGVRVPDGFATTANAYREFIAENGIEIPLRRELDRYHSGDATLRETGQALRELFLSGEFAPDAAHGIRQAYRRLGKTTGSANPAVAVRSSATAEDLPDASFAGQQETFLNVTGERDLLDACRRCYASLFTDRAISYREMKNFDHLDVALSIGVQRMIRSDLGGSGVMFSIDTDSGFPGVAVISAAWGLGETVVQGVVDPDKYLVFKALLERPGCTPIIEKTLGAKERKMVYAAGGSARTRTIDTNERERQAFVLSDTDIVQLGRWAVIVEKHYGRPMDMEWAKDGQTQELFMVQARPETVQSRASATRFAVSHLIESGPLLVSGIAIGDKIAAGRACVIRDSADIENFVDGAILVTEMTDPDWVPIMARAAGIVTDHGGPTSHAAIVSRELGVPAVVGTRRATETLTDGEVITLSCAEGDEGYVYAGGLAFVTEDVDLGTVPTTHTRVMVNIASPAAAFEWWRLPAAGVGLARMEFIINNLIKIHPMALVHPERVSDAAARREIARLTRGYDDPQEYFVQTLALGIAKLTAPYHPNPVIVGLSDFKTNEYAHLIGGADFEHAEENPMLGFRGASRYYDDRYREGFALECRAIKQVRERIGFDNVKVMVPFCRTTGEADRVLAAMAENGLVRGEDGLQVYMMCEIPANVILADKFATRFDGFSIGSNDLTQLVLGVDRDAEDLATLFDERDEAVLSMISEAIRKAHAAGITIGICGQGPSNHPDFAAFLVQEGIDSISLNPDSFLRAVSRIAEAEAQLDTL
- the heR gene encoding heliorhodopsin HeR; translated protein: MARTIYTTDQKIARLRTYNIVAGSLHLVQAIGFAYVLTLLSTQVTFDVTADYLAGPPGVPVPPENVTLFSVNVGIGVVAFLGLSAFFHFLISSPWFFPRYAAGLKETHNYFRWVEYALSSSIMIWLIAQITGITDIAALFTIFAANAAMIMFGALQEKYEKPGNGHSLPFIFGCMVGIVPWIVIVIYFVAPGSTSEVEPPAFVYGIIISLFVLFNTFAVNQALQYKQVGGWRDYLRGERAYITLSLVAKTALAWQVFSGAIIPAITG
- a CDS encoding ring-cleaving dioxygenase codes for the protein MTAQTQGLHHVTAIAGAPQRNIDFYVTGLGLRLVKKTVNFDDPGTYHLYYGDDAGRPGSLLTFFPWTGISSGTAGSGQSTSTAFSVPAVSLGWWATHFHKLGVESTLTSTSSSEERLSLLDPDGLQLDLVASSTVDPRNPWDSASVPAEYAVRGQHSSVLTVADPTGTVEVLTRDLGMHLISETADRIRVGAGDGAPGNIVDIIADPTGQVGRTAGGSVHHIAFRVPDHTTQELWREELVDRGYGVTAILDRQYFTSIYFREPGGVLFEIATDTPGFDIDEPLLELGRSLKLPPWLEPNRTQIEQAVVPITLPAENNPTLVLDR
- a CDS encoding alpha/beta hydrolase: MTESDTFRNWPHVFRAGSATAPVLLMLHGTGGNEEEIARLADSLDPDATVLAPRGRVIEGGMLRWFRRISEGVFDVDDVVLRSAELVVFLAGARAHYGLGERPVVAVGFSNGANIALATALLHPEAIAGVVAFSGMFPLTGRDVTADLSGTGVLLLNGRSDPMAPLASVTVLAAALAAAGAEVEQHVRDGGHGVTQPDVVAAQSWLARRGPVTG